The following proteins come from a genomic window of Nymphalis io chromosome 6, ilAglIoxx1.1, whole genome shotgun sequence:
- the LOC126769247 gene encoding carbonic anhydrase 2-like encodes MLKQTTVAQTEEEEQTPAQDENEPPFGSLEWIHYWCEFEGGLPTPIDVSITGSLKYWCPELVWYNFDVYPHKVKLTNTGYTVLLGAKWKAERPFLVGGPFLEKHVFSQIHFHWGSNMMEGSEHSVDKRIYPGEMQATFFKSEYMTQEEALRHPDGVVFICYIIKYGINPDERLQWILEGFPRIQESQTSTRIGPYPLSRLVPMFFEDYFLYWGSLSSVKGEKFIVRWLVPRITLHASLEQMKEFRKLWNPWDEPNLRNFRPLQERQDRHVFFLSPHWSQYNSLLPVPRIADPSISILSTAYEKHPWMLPPQNANLLTQENENKDVNIDQK; translated from the exons ATGCTAAAACAAACAACTGTAGCTCAAACGG aGGAAGAAGAACAAACACCAGCACAGGATGAAAATGAACCACCATTTGGATCTTTAGAGTGGATTCATTATTGGTGTGAATTCGAGGGTGGCCTACCAACTCCAATAGATGTTTCCATCACTGGTTCCTTGAAGTATTGGTGTCCGGAACTAGTTTGGTATAATTTTGACGTATATCCTCATAAAGTGAAACTGACAAATACTGGATACACAG TTCTGCTCGGAGCAAAATGGAAAGCGGAGAGGCCATTCCTGGTTGGCGGTCCCTTTCTAGAGAAGCATGTATTTTCACAAATACACTTTCATTGGGGATCGAATATGATGGAAGGGAGTGAGCACTCAGTTGATAAAAGAATTTATCCCGGAGAAATGCAG GCGACGTTCTTCAAGTCTGAATATATGACTCAAGAAGAAGCTCTACGACATCCGGACGGAGTTGTATTCATATGTTACATTATAAAG TACGGAATAAATCCGGATGAACGACTTCAGTGGATTTTAGAAGGGTTTCCAAGAATTCAAGAAAGTCAAACGAGCACACGTATCGGTCCTTATCCTTTGTCGCGCCTTGTTCCGATGTTCTTTGAAGATTATTTCCTGTACTGGGGAAGTTTGTCTTCTGTTAAAGGAGAAAAATTCATCGTAAGATGGTTGGTTCCGCGGATAACTTTGCATGCTTCTTTGGAACAG ATGAAAGAATTTCGGAAGCTGTGGAATCCTTGGGATGAGCCAAATTTACGTAATTTCAGACCTCTGCAAGAGAGACAAGACCGCCATGTATTTTTCCTGAGTCCGCATTGGAGTCAATATAATTCATTGCTACCAGTACCTAGGATAGCAGATCCTTCCATTAGTATATTATCAACGGCATATGAAAAGCACCCTTGGATGTTGCCACCGCAAAATGCTAACTTGCTTACacaagaaaatgaaaataaagacGTTAATATTGACCAGAAATAA
- the LOC126769248 gene encoding MYCBP-associated protein-like, protein MNLNKAVSCKDIIDPDPELLVWEKWIKIRKEETENLARKTRRPPADLAMNLLSKVRENKERKIVLENCQIEKKVSVRNTLWEQPQRLKQKSYCEQVYEVQRTRAELGRPRIIEHIGVPRHIQQTEMGITDVSKRKPCPKLDSSYMNYREKRERELQHKIKKIDPFRSQIDDIMIIGKKPKPPQKKMAPLPSVVVTSDPDIDNDVSTVYAIKINDNFLLKDVGGQEIGHLIKMQNESLHGACKSWSYYFNCPINKIGRSKIFLQNLGTVTLRYCWKRVKLPFEETQGHVFFFNKNENVIFPGQNQEILITFISSKTGSYSECWEIVFLNTCFFGNQHKQLIFNLYADAIENVAKIKNKIFKLKNIIYNNVLKNMAKDILEEIVQEATSIQLQIYPYRKRFLEAEIFVMKNPVCFYHQTEVAKLNEIFSEMAPEESWDLSIISWRLKMMKKEYEDRMKYYETLRKSHRECLKPWYEDDDLLEQKYKAVKQILGHMFDKFDDEYARLPENSDVDDETEKNTSKTSQREKISSKTASFAVKNIFYLRAYEHVATAMEMCAGFISSLDLNRWIDFDFCRT, encoded by the exons atgaatttaaataaggcTGTATCATGCAAAGATATTATTGATCCAGATCCTGAACTTTTAGTGTGGGaaaaatggataaaaataagaaaagaagAAACAGAGAATTTAGCTCGAAAGACACGAAGACCACCAGCTGATTTAGCTATGAATTTACTGTCGAAAGTCCGAGAAAATAAGGAAAGGAAAATAGTGCTTGAAAATTGTCAAATTGAGAAAAAAGTAAGCGTGAGAAACACTTTATGGGAACAGCCTCAACGATTAAAGCAAAAGAGCTATTGTGAACAAGTATATGAAGTACAAAGAACCCGCGCTGAACTTGGACGTCCTCGTATTATTGAACATATTGGAGTTCCTCGTCACATACAACAAACAGAAATGGGTATAACAGATGTTTCTAAACGGAAACCATGCCCAAAGTTAGATTCATCGTATATGAACTACAGAGAAAAACGTGAAAGAGaattacaacataaaataaagaagATAGATCCTTTTCG GTCTCAAATCGATGACATTATGATTATAGGGAAAAAACCTAAACCACCTCAAAAAAAGATGGCTCCTTTACCATCTGTCGTCGTAACATCTGACCCCGACATCGACAATGATGTAAGCACTGTATacgcaattaaaataaacgacaattttcttttaaaagatGTTGGTGGCCAAGAAATtggtcatttaattaaaatgcaaaaTGAATCCTTGCATGGCGCGTGCAAATCTTGGTCTTATTATTTCAATTGTCCGATAAACAAAATTGGGAGaagtaagatttttttacaaaacctaGGAACAGTTACACTAAGATATTGTTGGAAAAGGGTGAAATTACCCTTTGAAGAGACACAAGGTCATGTGTTCTTCTTTAATAAGAATGAAAACGTCATTTTTCCAGGACAAAACCAAGAGATATTAATTACATTCATTTCTAGTAAAACTGGAAGTTATAGTGAATGTTgggaaatagtatttttaaatacttgtttCTTTGGAAACCAACATAAGcagcttatttttaatttatacgctGATGCAATAGAAAAtgtagcaaagattaaaaacaaaatttttaaattaaaaaatataatttataacaatgttCTTAAGAATATGGCTAAAGATATATTAGAAGAGATTGTGCAAGAAGCTACAAGTATTCAGCTGCAGATATATCCATACAGGAAAAGGTTCTTGGAAGCCGAAATATTTGTTATGAAAAATCCCGTTTGTTTTTATCATCAAACGGAAGTAGCGAAACTTAATGAAATTTTCTCAGAAATGGCTCCAGAAGAATCTTGGGACCTCTCTATTATAAGTTGGAGATTAAAAATGATGAAAAAAGAATACGAAGACCGAATGAAATATTATGAAACTCTAAGAAAATCTCATAGAGAATGTTTAAAGCCATGGTATGAAGACGACGACTTGcttgaacaaaaatataaagcagTTAAACAAATTCTTGGACACATGTTTGACAAATTCGATGACGAATACGCTCGGTTACCAGAAAATTCAGATGTTGATGAtgaaactgaaaaaaatacaagtaaGACATCCCAGCGCGaaaaaatatcaagtaaaaCAGCCTCATTTGCTgtgaagaatatattttatcttcgaGCGTATGAACATGTTGCAACTGCAATGGAAATGTGTGCTGGATTTATCAGTAGCTTAGATTTGAACAGATGGATCGACTTTGATTTTTGTCGAACATAA
- the LOC126768889 gene encoding uncharacterized protein LOC126768889 isoform X3, which yields MEVIEDGNIMDRIPILLQRDLEYYQKNQTVLSENICRSVVGGRLDFPRSASFAAVKIVLWLEEEFTIAFQHGSGMFVKLDDEKQDGGVAKTSDPDKFAQLATKSSDALLEHLHILAQEALDHADLPVLTATLGAAALLKNSLYFYVQHVEDSGNTERHSILQACYKRYSTMSEAVGERVLDLHNRVLSLYILQDSGGRPIDDQSNTVYESGTPSVQGWWLYMNGSKKDLWDTVPPKMAQRIFAGMLNETLTILTVRYCQTNTTATTTPLLINDILNILLCVAQLLPAICSDGSDLAGLEATKQSRDVRDVHAKCNELFKCMVYRGSDLHFLHQAFAEEESNITKDTPYPWFTFVSPNLFDGINDNTAKNSQGLSTKTALGLELMVLLAQPQPSWALLVKVLMMRNCHLSGIILINAMRNMSKDNSRWPADGLWYNVSGCQEKCEGFLCTADGFCRFKGDNDAGEEYARAAGALTNILVTIASKSELKSTLCYALEISGREWAACLDKRQVWCDRRPPWLAGLLSVVGTSLQFIPPILVNAILTGASMYQTMSLCLTCISRMLDCIPRCFINAADILEGALPSKVNPVGGSVLLQMLVTITYEELQKWAKIELIKEKNVSNGDAHDMNVRQNNAKSKQVRTVTFNRTMTSSVSFDGSHSSPSSIALAIAEALCSIDEDHKHTSEIQSLVIQTKKPYFVSENFGLEDFPEFAEFFEEGNVPASNSERASDAATLTSQILMTSAGRDSLRNRPAIWNTKSTEYSERNLRQKAWEELVEIYGTDLPQDKKKQLVSGLFSESSKEYPSLSLTKLCKMHADLIISLINSMLTLMGLWKMRHLFASIPKVHSM from the exons ATGGAAGTTATAGAGGATGGTAATATTATGGACAGGATACCTATCCTGTTACAACGGGATTTAGAATATTATCAG aaaaaccaAACAGTGTTGTCTGAGAACATTTGTCGGAGTGTTGTTGGAGGAAGACTAGACTTCCCGAGGAGTGCATCGTTTGCTGCTGTCAAAATTGTATTATGGTTGGAAGAAGAATTCACTATTGCATTTCA GCATGGCTCGGGGATGTTTGTGAAATTAGATGATGAAAAACAAGATGGCGGCGTTGCAAAAACATCGGATCCAGATAAATTTGCACAGTTAGCTACGAAATCAAGTGACGCACTTTTGg AACATCTTCATATACTTGCTCAAGAAGCACTCGATCATGCAGACTTGCCTGTCCTAACGGCTACATTGGGAGCTGCAGCTCTGTTGAAGAATAGCCTCTATTTCTACGTCCAACACGTTGAAGACTCTGGCAACACTGAAAGACATTCAATATTACAG GCTTGTTACAAGCGCTATTCTACAATGTCTGAAGCTGTAGGCGAAAGGGTACTCGATCTTCATAACCGCGTTCTATCTCTGTATATACTGCAAGACTCAGGCGGTAGACCGATAGACGATCAGTCGAATACCGTATACGAATCAGGTACCCCGTCGGTTCAGGGGTGGTGGCTGTATATGAACG GTAGCAAAAAGGATCTATGGGATACAGTCCCACCGAAGATGGCACAGAGGATATTTGCCGGCATGTTAAACGAAACACTCACTATACTAACTGTCCGATATTGTCAG ACGAACACAACGGCGACGACGACACCTCTCCTTATAAACGACATACTGAACATTCTGCTCTGTGTCGCGCAACTGTTGCCCGCGATATGTTCGGACGGCTCGGACTTGGCCGGCTTGGAGGCCACCAAGCAGTCACGTGACGTGAGGGACGTTCACGCGAAATGCAACGAACTGTTCAAGTGCATGGTGTACAGGGGTTCGGATTTGCATTTTTTACACCAG GCATTTGCAGAAGAAGAATCAAATATCACGAAAGATACCCCATATCCCTGGTTCACATTCGTGAGTCCTAACCTTTTTGATGGCATCAACGATAACACGGCGAAGAACTCACAGGGGCTGTCTACCAAAACTGCTCTAGGGCTGGAACTTATGGTGCTTTTAGCGCAACCGCAGCCGTCTTGGGCTTTACTTGTTAAG gtgTTAATGATGCGAAATTGTCACCTATCCGGTATAATATTGATTAACGCGATGCGTAACATGTCGAAAGACAATTCCCGTTGGCCAGCCGACGGTTTGTGGTACAACGTAAGCGGATGCCAGGAGAAGTGTGAAGGTTTCTTGTGCACGGCTGACGGTTTTTGTAGATTCAAAGGCGATAATGACG CGGGAGAAGAATACGCTCGTGCGGCCGGCGCATTAACCAATATATTAGTGACCATAGCGAGTAAATCGGAATTAAAGTCTACGCTTTGTTATGCTTTGGAAATATCTGGACGAGAATGGGCCGCTTGTTTGGACAAAAGACAG GTCTGGTGTGACCGTAGACCGCCTTGGCTGGCTGGTCTGTTGTCGGTAGTTGGAACATCCTTGCAATTTATTCCACCTATTCTAGTTAACGCGATATTAACAGGAGCTTCTATGTACCAG ACTATGTCGTTATGTCTCACGTGCATATCAAGAATGCTAGATTGTATTCCCCGTTGCTTTATAAACGCAGCGGACATATTGGAAGGCGCACTCCCTTCGAAAGTGAACCCTGTCGGGGGGTCCGTGTTGCTGCAAATGTTGGTGACGATAACGTATGAGGAGTTACAGAAGTGGGCTAAGATAGAATTGATCAAGGAgaaaaatg TTTCAAATGGGGATGCTCATGATATGAATGTCAGACAAAACAACGCGAAGTCGAAGCAAGTTAGAACTGTGACCTTCAATCGGACGA TGACTTCTTCAGTTTCATTCGACGGTAGCCACAGTTCGCCATCTTCCATAGCGCTTGCTATCGCGGAAGCTCTGTGTTCGATTGACGAAGACCACAAACATACGTCGGAGATACAAAGTTTGGTTATCCAGACAAAGAAACCTTATTTCGTGAGTGAAAACTTCGGACTTGAAGATTTTCCGGAATTTGCTGAATTCTTTGAAGAG gGTAACGTCCCAGCATCGAACTCTGAACGGGCGAGCGATGCCGCGACTCTGACCAGTCAAATACTCATGACGTCAGCAGGGAGGGACAGTTTGAGA aATAGGCCGGCAATATGGAATACAAAATCTACGGAATACTCTGAGAGAAACTTACGGCAAAAAGCTTGGGAAGAACTGGTGGAAATCTATGGAACTGATTTACCacaggataaaaaaaaacaactcg TCAGTGGATTATTTAGCGAGTCTTCAAAAGAATACCCATCTCTATCTCTAACGAAGTTGTGTAAAATGCACGCCgacttaataatatcattaattaattcgatGTTAACATTAATGGGTCTATGGAAAATGCGCCACTTATTCGCAAGTATCCCAAAAGTACATTCAATGTAA
- the LOC126768889 gene encoding uncharacterized protein LOC126768889 isoform X1: protein MEVIEDGNIMDRIPILLQRDLEYYQKNQTVLSENICRSVVGGRLDFPRSASFAAVKIVLWLEEEFTIAFQHGSGMFVKLDDEKQDGGVAKTSDPDKFAQLATKSSDALLEHLHILAQEALDHADLPVLTATLGAAALLKNSLYFYVQHVEDSGNTERHSILQACYKRYSTMSEAVGERVLDLHNRVLSLYILQDSGGRPIDDQSNTVYESGTPSVQGWWLYMNGSKKDLWDTVPPKMAQRIFAGMLNETLTILTVRYCQTNTTATTTPLLINDILNILLCVAQLLPAICSDGSDLAGLEATKQSRDVRDVHAKCNELFKCMVYRGSDLHFLHQAFAEEESNITKDTPYPWFTFVSPNLFDGINDNTAKNSQGLSTKTALGLELMVLLAQPQPSWALLVKVLMMRNCHLSGIILINAMRNMSKDNSRWPADGLWYNVSGCQEKCEGFLCTADGFCRFKGDNDAGEEYARAAGALTNILVTIASKSELKSTLCYALEISGREWAACLDKRQVWCDRRPPWLAGLLSVVGTSLQFIPPILVNAILTGASMYQTMSLCLTCISRMLDCIPRCFINAADILEGALPSKVNPVGGSVLLQMLVTITYEELQKWAKIELIKEKNVSNGDAHDMNVRQNNAKSKQVRTVTFNRTMTSSVSFDGSHSSPSSIALAIAEALCSIDEDHKHTSEIQSLVIQTKKPYFVSENFGLEDFPEFAEFFEEGNVPASNSERASDAATLTSQILMTSAGRDSLRNRPAIWNTKSTEYSERNLRQKAWEELVEIYGTDLPQDKKKQLGLDLQKRWRNIRDAFVKAHKAKESKSGSAAKKKVPYVFYDNLLFIKDTVTVNRTDGNATGNDDENTSIQTEVNVPSIQCSVNLHCRQKDVRKTTMIMKSVHS, encoded by the exons ATGGAAGTTATAGAGGATGGTAATATTATGGACAGGATACCTATCCTGTTACAACGGGATTTAGAATATTATCAG aaaaaccaAACAGTGTTGTCTGAGAACATTTGTCGGAGTGTTGTTGGAGGAAGACTAGACTTCCCGAGGAGTGCATCGTTTGCTGCTGTCAAAATTGTATTATGGTTGGAAGAAGAATTCACTATTGCATTTCA GCATGGCTCGGGGATGTTTGTGAAATTAGATGATGAAAAACAAGATGGCGGCGTTGCAAAAACATCGGATCCAGATAAATTTGCACAGTTAGCTACGAAATCAAGTGACGCACTTTTGg AACATCTTCATATACTTGCTCAAGAAGCACTCGATCATGCAGACTTGCCTGTCCTAACGGCTACATTGGGAGCTGCAGCTCTGTTGAAGAATAGCCTCTATTTCTACGTCCAACACGTTGAAGACTCTGGCAACACTGAAAGACATTCAATATTACAG GCTTGTTACAAGCGCTATTCTACAATGTCTGAAGCTGTAGGCGAAAGGGTACTCGATCTTCATAACCGCGTTCTATCTCTGTATATACTGCAAGACTCAGGCGGTAGACCGATAGACGATCAGTCGAATACCGTATACGAATCAGGTACCCCGTCGGTTCAGGGGTGGTGGCTGTATATGAACG GTAGCAAAAAGGATCTATGGGATACAGTCCCACCGAAGATGGCACAGAGGATATTTGCCGGCATGTTAAACGAAACACTCACTATACTAACTGTCCGATATTGTCAG ACGAACACAACGGCGACGACGACACCTCTCCTTATAAACGACATACTGAACATTCTGCTCTGTGTCGCGCAACTGTTGCCCGCGATATGTTCGGACGGCTCGGACTTGGCCGGCTTGGAGGCCACCAAGCAGTCACGTGACGTGAGGGACGTTCACGCGAAATGCAACGAACTGTTCAAGTGCATGGTGTACAGGGGTTCGGATTTGCATTTTTTACACCAG GCATTTGCAGAAGAAGAATCAAATATCACGAAAGATACCCCATATCCCTGGTTCACATTCGTGAGTCCTAACCTTTTTGATGGCATCAACGATAACACGGCGAAGAACTCACAGGGGCTGTCTACCAAAACTGCTCTAGGGCTGGAACTTATGGTGCTTTTAGCGCAACCGCAGCCGTCTTGGGCTTTACTTGTTAAG gtgTTAATGATGCGAAATTGTCACCTATCCGGTATAATATTGATTAACGCGATGCGTAACATGTCGAAAGACAATTCCCGTTGGCCAGCCGACGGTTTGTGGTACAACGTAAGCGGATGCCAGGAGAAGTGTGAAGGTTTCTTGTGCACGGCTGACGGTTTTTGTAGATTCAAAGGCGATAATGACG CGGGAGAAGAATACGCTCGTGCGGCCGGCGCATTAACCAATATATTAGTGACCATAGCGAGTAAATCGGAATTAAAGTCTACGCTTTGTTATGCTTTGGAAATATCTGGACGAGAATGGGCCGCTTGTTTGGACAAAAGACAG GTCTGGTGTGACCGTAGACCGCCTTGGCTGGCTGGTCTGTTGTCGGTAGTTGGAACATCCTTGCAATTTATTCCACCTATTCTAGTTAACGCGATATTAACAGGAGCTTCTATGTACCAG ACTATGTCGTTATGTCTCACGTGCATATCAAGAATGCTAGATTGTATTCCCCGTTGCTTTATAAACGCAGCGGACATATTGGAAGGCGCACTCCCTTCGAAAGTGAACCCTGTCGGGGGGTCCGTGTTGCTGCAAATGTTGGTGACGATAACGTATGAGGAGTTACAGAAGTGGGCTAAGATAGAATTGATCAAGGAgaaaaatg TTTCAAATGGGGATGCTCATGATATGAATGTCAGACAAAACAACGCGAAGTCGAAGCAAGTTAGAACTGTGACCTTCAATCGGACGA TGACTTCTTCAGTTTCATTCGACGGTAGCCACAGTTCGCCATCTTCCATAGCGCTTGCTATCGCGGAAGCTCTGTGTTCGATTGACGAAGACCACAAACATACGTCGGAGATACAAAGTTTGGTTATCCAGACAAAGAAACCTTATTTCGTGAGTGAAAACTTCGGACTTGAAGATTTTCCGGAATTTGCTGAATTCTTTGAAGAG gGTAACGTCCCAGCATCGAACTCTGAACGGGCGAGCGATGCCGCGACTCTGACCAGTCAAATACTCATGACGTCAGCAGGGAGGGACAGTTTGAGA aATAGGCCGGCAATATGGAATACAAAATCTACGGAATACTCTGAGAGAAACTTACGGCAAAAAGCTTGGGAAGAACTGGTGGAAATCTATGGAACTGATTTACCacaggataaaaaaaaacaactcg gTCTGGATCTTCAAAAAAGGTGGAGAAACATTCGCGACGCTTTTGTAAAGGCCCATAAAGCAAAAGAAAGCAAGAGTGGGTCTGCAGCAAAAAAGAAGGTCCCATATGTATTCTatgataatcttttatttataaaagatacagTAACGGTTAACCGCACAGATGGTAATGCTACAGGAAATGACGATGAAAACACGAGTATACAGACAGAAGTCAATGTTCCGTCAATTCAATGTTCCGTCAATCTTCATTGCCGCCAAAAAGACGTAAGAAAAACAACGATGATAATGAAGTCGGTGCACAGTTAG
- the LOC126768889 gene encoding uncharacterized protein LOC126768889 isoform X2 — MEVIEDGNIMDRIPILLQRDLEYYQKNQTVLSENICRSVVGGRLDFPRSASFAAVKIVLWLEEEFTIAFQHGSGMFVKLDDEKQDGGVAKTSDPDKFAQLATKSSDALLEHLHILAQEALDHADLPVLTATLGAAALLKNSLYFYVQHVEDSGNTERHSILQACYKRYSTMSEAVGERVLDLHNRVLSLYILQDSGGRPIDDQSNTVYESGTPSVQGWWLYMNGSKKDLWDTVPPKMAQRIFAGMLNETLTILTVRYCQTNTTATTTPLLINDILNILLCVAQLLPAICSDGSDLAGLEATKQSRDVRDVHAKCNELFKCMVYRGSDLHFLHQAFAEEESNITKDTPYPWFTFVSPNLFDGINDNTAKNSQGLSTKTALGLELMVLLAQPQPSWALLVKVLMMRNCHLSGIILINAMRNMSKDNSRWPADGLWYNVSGCQEKCEGFLCTADGFCRFKGDNDAGEEYARAAGALTNILVTIASKSELKSTLCYALEISGREWAACLDKRQVWCDRRPPWLAGLLSVVGTSLQFIPPILVNAILTGASMYQTMSLCLTCISRMLDCIPRCFINAADILEGALPSKVNPVGGSVLLQMLVTITYEELQKWAKIELIKEKNVSNGDAHDMNVRQNNAKSKQVRTVTFNRTMTSSVSFDGSHSSPSSIALAIAEALCSIDEDHKHTSEIQSLVIQTKKPYFVSENFGLEDFPEFAEFFEEGNVPASNSERASDAATLTSQILMTSAGRDSLRVIYDHLQLHSERIFMDLGLQKQCDTGISLNRAPLLYIMFHIGKRPFDQFLQGDWTMPWSKLVTLAKAWSGVEGAKVHVNRRTDIRNVKTSKDKQVLELYNVFKTPPEGLL; from the exons ATGGAAGTTATAGAGGATGGTAATATTATGGACAGGATACCTATCCTGTTACAACGGGATTTAGAATATTATCAG aaaaaccaAACAGTGTTGTCTGAGAACATTTGTCGGAGTGTTGTTGGAGGAAGACTAGACTTCCCGAGGAGTGCATCGTTTGCTGCTGTCAAAATTGTATTATGGTTGGAAGAAGAATTCACTATTGCATTTCA GCATGGCTCGGGGATGTTTGTGAAATTAGATGATGAAAAACAAGATGGCGGCGTTGCAAAAACATCGGATCCAGATAAATTTGCACAGTTAGCTACGAAATCAAGTGACGCACTTTTGg AACATCTTCATATACTTGCTCAAGAAGCACTCGATCATGCAGACTTGCCTGTCCTAACGGCTACATTGGGAGCTGCAGCTCTGTTGAAGAATAGCCTCTATTTCTACGTCCAACACGTTGAAGACTCTGGCAACACTGAAAGACATTCAATATTACAG GCTTGTTACAAGCGCTATTCTACAATGTCTGAAGCTGTAGGCGAAAGGGTACTCGATCTTCATAACCGCGTTCTATCTCTGTATATACTGCAAGACTCAGGCGGTAGACCGATAGACGATCAGTCGAATACCGTATACGAATCAGGTACCCCGTCGGTTCAGGGGTGGTGGCTGTATATGAACG GTAGCAAAAAGGATCTATGGGATACAGTCCCACCGAAGATGGCACAGAGGATATTTGCCGGCATGTTAAACGAAACACTCACTATACTAACTGTCCGATATTGTCAG ACGAACACAACGGCGACGACGACACCTCTCCTTATAAACGACATACTGAACATTCTGCTCTGTGTCGCGCAACTGTTGCCCGCGATATGTTCGGACGGCTCGGACTTGGCCGGCTTGGAGGCCACCAAGCAGTCACGTGACGTGAGGGACGTTCACGCGAAATGCAACGAACTGTTCAAGTGCATGGTGTACAGGGGTTCGGATTTGCATTTTTTACACCAG GCATTTGCAGAAGAAGAATCAAATATCACGAAAGATACCCCATATCCCTGGTTCACATTCGTGAGTCCTAACCTTTTTGATGGCATCAACGATAACACGGCGAAGAACTCACAGGGGCTGTCTACCAAAACTGCTCTAGGGCTGGAACTTATGGTGCTTTTAGCGCAACCGCAGCCGTCTTGGGCTTTACTTGTTAAG gtgTTAATGATGCGAAATTGTCACCTATCCGGTATAATATTGATTAACGCGATGCGTAACATGTCGAAAGACAATTCCCGTTGGCCAGCCGACGGTTTGTGGTACAACGTAAGCGGATGCCAGGAGAAGTGTGAAGGTTTCTTGTGCACGGCTGACGGTTTTTGTAGATTCAAAGGCGATAATGACG CGGGAGAAGAATACGCTCGTGCGGCCGGCGCATTAACCAATATATTAGTGACCATAGCGAGTAAATCGGAATTAAAGTCTACGCTTTGTTATGCTTTGGAAATATCTGGACGAGAATGGGCCGCTTGTTTGGACAAAAGACAG GTCTGGTGTGACCGTAGACCGCCTTGGCTGGCTGGTCTGTTGTCGGTAGTTGGAACATCCTTGCAATTTATTCCACCTATTCTAGTTAACGCGATATTAACAGGAGCTTCTATGTACCAG ACTATGTCGTTATGTCTCACGTGCATATCAAGAATGCTAGATTGTATTCCCCGTTGCTTTATAAACGCAGCGGACATATTGGAAGGCGCACTCCCTTCGAAAGTGAACCCTGTCGGGGGGTCCGTGTTGCTGCAAATGTTGGTGACGATAACGTATGAGGAGTTACAGAAGTGGGCTAAGATAGAATTGATCAAGGAgaaaaatg TTTCAAATGGGGATGCTCATGATATGAATGTCAGACAAAACAACGCGAAGTCGAAGCAAGTTAGAACTGTGACCTTCAATCGGACGA TGACTTCTTCAGTTTCATTCGACGGTAGCCACAGTTCGCCATCTTCCATAGCGCTTGCTATCGCGGAAGCTCTGTGTTCGATTGACGAAGACCACAAACATACGTCGGAGATACAAAGTTTGGTTATCCAGACAAAGAAACCTTATTTCGTGAGTGAAAACTTCGGACTTGAAGATTTTCCGGAATTTGCTGAATTCTTTGAAGAG gGTAACGTCCCAGCATCGAACTCTGAACGGGCGAGCGATGCCGCGACTCTGACCAGTCAAATACTCATGACGTCAGCAGGGAGGGACAGTTTGAGA GTGATCTACGACCATCTCCAATTGCATTCTGAGAGGATTTTCATGGATTTGGGTTTACAGAAGCAATGTGATACGGGGATATCATTGAACAGGGCGCCTCTGTTGTATATCATGTTTCATATTGGAAAACGACCGTTCGATCAG ttcCTTCAAGGAGATTGGACGATGCCTTGGAGTAAATTAGTCACACTTGCAAAGGCGTGGTCGGGCGTGGAGGGGGCTAAGGTGCACGTGAACAGACGGACCGACATACGTAACGTTAAGACGAGCAAGGATAAGCAAGTCTTGGAGctgtataatgtatttaagaCACCGCCAGAGGGCCTTTTGTAG